The Longimicrobium sp. genome window below encodes:
- the groES gene encoding co-chaperone GroES: MKVKPLADRVVVKALEDTEQMRGGLYIPDTAKEKPQQGEVVAVGPGKVEDGARVEMELKVGDKVLYGKYSGTEVTVDNEQYLILRESDVLAVVG, encoded by the coding sequence ATCAAGGTCAAGCCGCTCGCCGACCGCGTCGTCGTCAAGGCGCTCGAGGACACGGAGCAGATGCGTGGCGGGCTCTACATCCCCGACACCGCCAAGGAAAAGCCGCAGCAGGGCGAAGTCGTCGCCGTCGGGCCGGGCAAGGTGGAAGACGGCGCCCGCGTCGAGATGGAGCTGAAGGTCGGCGACAAGGTGCTGTACGGGAAGTACAGCGGCACCGAGGTGACGGTGGACAACGAGCAGTACCTGATCCTCCGCGAGTCCGACGTGCTCGCGGTGGTGGGCTGA
- a CDS encoding DUF1569 domain-containing protein, with protein sequence MKNLFEPARAAEVKERLLGLRADSVREWGKMSPAQAMAHCAIGMEMALGDTRPPRMLAGRIFGRIVKTLALRNDDPIRRNTPTAPDLLVTDERALDTERQRLLGLIDRFTAAGPAGCTTHPHAFFGRMTPQEWGILMYKHLDHHLRQFGA encoded by the coding sequence ATGAAGAATCTTTTCGAACCGGCACGGGCCGCCGAAGTGAAGGAGCGGCTGCTGGGGCTGCGGGCGGACAGCGTGCGCGAATGGGGGAAGATGAGCCCGGCGCAGGCGATGGCGCACTGCGCCATCGGGATGGAGATGGCGCTCGGCGACACGCGTCCCCCGCGCATGCTGGCCGGGCGCATCTTCGGAAGGATCGTCAAGACGCTCGCCCTTCGCAACGACGATCCGATCCGCCGCAACACCCCTACTGCGCCGGATCTGCTCGTCACGGACGAGCGGGCGCTAGACACCGAACGCCAGCGCCTCCTCGGCCTGATCGACCGCTTCACCGCCGCCGGCCCGGCGGGATGCACCACCCACCCGCACGCCTTCTTCGGCCGCATGACTCCGCAGGAATGGGGGATCCTGATGTACAAGCACCTGGACCATCACCTGCGGCAGTTTGGGGCGTGA
- the groL gene encoding chaperonin GroEL (60 kDa chaperone family; promotes refolding of misfolded polypeptides especially under stressful conditions; forms two stacked rings of heptamers to form a barrel-shaped 14mer; ends can be capped by GroES; misfolded proteins enter the barrel where they are refolded when GroES binds) — protein sequence MAAKELVFSTDARAALKKGVDQLAEAVKVTLGPKGRNVVIDRKFGSPLITKDGVTVAKEVELENPIENMGAQMVKEVATKTSDLAGDGTTTATVLAQAIFREGLKNVTAGANPMSLKRGIDKAVEQVVAQLKSMSVETAGKKEIAQVGTISANSDEEIGNLIADAMEKVGKDGVITVEEAKGLETTLETVEGMQFDRGYLSPYFITDPDRMETVLEDAMILIHDKKVSSMKDLLPVLEKVAQMGRPLLIIAEDVEGEALATLVVNKLRGTLKVAAVKAPGFGDRRKSMLQDIAVLTGGQVISEEVGFKLENAVLSDLGRAKRIVIDKDNTTVVDGAGEQDLIKGRINEIRAAIDKTTSDYDREKLQERLAKLAGGVAVIHVGAATETEMKEKKARVEDALHATRAAVEEGIVPGGGVALLRAQAVLKSFKVEDADEQIGVRIIERALEEPIRQISQNAGVEGSIVVAKVRDNESNSYGYNARTDEYEDLVQAGVIDPTKVTRTALQNAASIAGLLLTTESVVVERPEPKSAGGAGGGGGMPGGMGDMY from the coding sequence ATGGCTGCCAAGGAGCTGGTTTTCAGCACCGACGCCCGCGCCGCGCTCAAGAAGGGCGTGGACCAGCTGGCGGAAGCCGTCAAGGTCACCCTGGGCCCCAAGGGGCGCAACGTGGTGATCGACCGCAAGTTCGGCTCGCCGCTCATCACCAAGGACGGCGTGACCGTGGCGAAGGAAGTGGAGCTGGAGAACCCCATCGAGAACATGGGGGCCCAGATGGTGAAGGAGGTCGCGACCAAGACGAGCGACCTGGCCGGCGACGGCACCACCACGGCCACCGTGCTCGCCCAGGCCATCTTCCGTGAAGGCCTCAAGAACGTCACCGCCGGCGCCAACCCGATGTCGCTCAAGCGCGGCATCGACAAGGCCGTCGAGCAGGTGGTCGCCCAGCTGAAGTCGATGTCGGTGGAGACCGCCGGCAAGAAGGAGATCGCGCAGGTCGGCACCATCTCCGCCAACTCCGACGAGGAGATCGGCAACCTGATCGCCGACGCGATGGAGAAGGTGGGCAAGGACGGCGTGATCACCGTCGAGGAGGCCAAGGGCCTCGAGACGACGCTGGAGACGGTGGAGGGGATGCAGTTCGACCGCGGCTACCTGTCGCCGTACTTCATCACCGATCCGGACCGCATGGAGACGGTGCTCGAGGACGCGATGATCCTCATCCACGACAAGAAGGTGTCGTCGATGAAGGACCTTCTCCCGGTGCTGGAGAAGGTGGCGCAGATGGGCCGCCCGCTCCTGATCATCGCCGAGGACGTGGAGGGCGAGGCGCTGGCCACGCTGGTGGTCAACAAGCTGCGCGGCACCCTCAAGGTCGCGGCCGTCAAGGCCCCGGGCTTCGGCGACCGCCGTAAGAGCATGCTGCAGGACATCGCGGTGCTCACCGGCGGCCAGGTGATCTCCGAAGAGGTCGGCTTCAAGCTCGAGAACGCCGTGCTGTCGGACCTCGGCCGCGCCAAGCGGATCGTGATCGACAAGGACAACACCACGGTGGTGGACGGCGCCGGCGAGCAGGACCTGATCAAGGGCCGCATCAACGAGATCCGCGCCGCCATCGACAAGACCACCAGCGACTACGACCGCGAGAAGCTGCAGGAGCGTCTCGCCAAGCTGGCCGGCGGTGTGGCGGTGATCCACGTGGGCGCCGCGACCGAGACGGAGATGAAGGAGAAGAAGGCCCGCGTGGAGGACGCCCTCCATGCGACGCGCGCCGCGGTGGAAGAGGGGATCGTCCCCGGCGGCGGTGTGGCGCTCCTTCGTGCCCAGGCCGTGCTGAAGAGCTTCAAGGTGGAAGACGCGGACGAGCAGATCGGCGTGCGGATCATCGAGCGCGCGCTCGAGGAGCCGATCCGCCAGATCTCGCAGAACGCCGGCGTCGAGGGCTCCATCGTCGTCGCCAAGGTGCGCGACAACGAGAGCAACTCGTACGGCTACAACGCCCGGACCGACGAGTACGAGGACCTGGTGCAGGCCGGCGTGATCGACCCCACCAAGGTCACGCGCACGGCGCTCCAGAACGCCGCGTCCATCGCCGGCCTCCT